The genomic stretch AACCCGTGTCCCGTTCCGCCCTCCGCTCCGCCGGCCCGCTCGGAGGCGCACTCGGCCTCCTCGTCGGCGCCGCGGCGCTCGCCCCCGCCGCCTGGGCCGTGCCGGGGCCGAGCTCGGCCTGCGTCACCGCCGACGACCAGCAGCACGTCACCTGCACCTACGGCTACACGGGCGCCCCGCAGACCCTCGTCATCCCGCAGGGGGTCGAGACCGTCGACGTCGTCGCCGTCGGCGGTGTCGGTGGGAACGGCGCCACCTCCACCACCCTCGCCCAGCCGGCGCGGGTGGACGGTGCGCTCGACGTCGACCCCGGGCAGACGCTGTTCGTGATGGTCGGCGGCAACGGCGGGGACGCCACCACGGCCACCGACGGCGCTTCCGCCCCCGGTGGTGCCCCCGGCTGGAACGGCGGCGCCTGGGGCGGCGGCGCGATCGCCGGGCCGGGCGCGACCACCGACTCCGGTGCCGGTGGCGGTGGCGCCTCCGACATCCGCACCGTGGCCGAGGACCAGGCCGGCACCCTGGACTCCCGGCTGCTCGTCGCAGCCGGCAGCGGTGGTGGCGCGCACGTCCGCGAGGGCGGCTGGGGCGACCTGAACGGGTGGACCTACGACGGCTACGGCGCCAACGCCGCTGCCATGGGCACCACCACCGCCGGCGGGGCCACCGGCACCCTCTGGAGCTGGTTCGGCTCCCACGGCGAGTACGGCGTCGGCGGCACCGGCCGCGGCATGCCCGCCGGTGCCGGTGCCGGTGCCGGTGGCGGTGGCGGTGGCGGTGGTGGCGGCGTGTACGGCGGCGGTGGCGGGGCCATCGAGTCCAGCGGTGCCGGCGGCGGATCGCTCGCCCCGGCCGGCGGCACCACCGGCTGGAGCACCGACCACTCCGGGTCGATCGTCATCAGCTACGTGCTTCCCGCGCAGGCCGAGCCGGAGACCTCGACGCCTCCCACCCCGACCGGTCCGGTCGCCGACGGGCCGGTGGCGGCGAAGGTCTCCGCGGCGACGATCGTGCAGGGCAGCCAGCAGACGATCACCGGCACCGGGTTCACCCCGGGGGAGACGGTGCACGGCATCCT from Modestobacter roseus encodes the following:
- a CDS encoding glycine-rich protein yields the protein MSRSALRSAGPLGGALGLLVGAAALAPAAWAVPGPSSACVTADDQQHVTCTYGYTGAPQTLVIPQGVETVDVVAVGGVGGNGATSTTLAQPARVDGALDVDPGQTLFVMVGGNGGDATTATDGASAPGGAPGWNGGAWGGGAIAGPGATTDSGAGGGGASDIRTVAEDQAGTLDSRLLVAAGSGGGAHVREGGWGDLNGWTYDGYGANAAAMGTTTAGGATGTLWSWFGSHGEYGVGGTGRGMPAGAGAGAGGGGGGGGGGVYGGGGGAIESSGAGGGSLAPAGGTTGWSTDHSGSIVISYVLPAQAEPETSTPPTPTGPVADGPVAAKVSAATIVQGSQQTITGTGFTPGETVHGILHSDPIDLGTAVADADGVVRFTVTLPADFEAGGHSAVLTGLASGRVATVEFTVELTATPAPGGDHLAYTGASVAVPLLSGLTALGAGGTLLVAGRRRRARG